In Geitlerinema sp. PCC 9228, the following proteins share a genomic window:
- a CDS encoding YdcF family protein yields the protein MQLVPRKWLQVLGAIVLLFFVVLAFLQPTNETALSIWDLLAIPLKPLGLVVVLLGLALKDGIEDVNGRLVAVSLSVLLLFSIPLVGELLTQRLEQDAYTISVENPLDARADAIVLLGWNTTRNPVLGSGRDRIEATEASDRIVYAAELFREEPVNQIIVSAGPRRDLQNTEANPRVEANDVQALLVRLGIPTAQITLETEGVDIHSSAVNVREILSGPQPRILLVASACHLRRAAQTFLQEGFDVYPRATDFSVVIPVPEEVVEEQNLPERRLRTRDFVPSLQGLDLTTRAITEFLARIYYFLRGWWSMESV from the coding sequence ATGCAACTGGTGCCTCGCAAGTGGTTGCAAGTACTCGGGGCGATTGTATTGTTGTTTTTTGTGGTATTGGCGTTCCTTCAACCTACCAATGAAACGGCCCTTTCGATTTGGGATTTGCTTGCCATTCCCCTGAAACCCCTGGGATTGGTGGTGGTGTTGTTAGGACTAGCCCTCAAAGATGGCATAGAAGATGTCAACGGCAGGTTGGTGGCGGTGAGTTTGTCGGTTTTGCTGCTGTTTAGCATTCCTTTGGTGGGGGAATTGCTGACCCAACGCTTGGAACAGGATGCCTATACCATTTCGGTGGAAAATCCTCTGGATGCGAGAGCCGATGCCATTGTGCTGTTGGGATGGAATACCACCCGCAATCCCGTTTTGGGCAGCGGTCGCGATCGCATTGAAGCTACTGAAGCCAGCGATCGCATTGTCTACGCCGCCGAACTATTCCGCGAAGAACCGGTCAACCAGATAATTGTCAGTGCCGGACCGCGGCGGGATTTACAAAATACTGAAGCAAATCCGCGCGTTGAAGCCAACGATGTACAGGCGTTGTTGGTGCGTTTGGGGATTCCCACAGCACAAATTACCCTGGAAACGGAAGGGGTGGATATTCACAGCAGTGCCGTTAACGTACGCGAAATTTTATCCGGTCCCCAACCGCGGATTTTGTTGGTGGCATCGGCGTGCCACCTGCGGCGGGCTGCCCAAACGTTTTTACAGGAAGGATTTGATGTCTATCCCCGAGCTACAGACTTTTCTGTGGTTATTCCAGTGCCTGAGGAGGTGGTAGAAGAACAAAATTTGCCCGAACGCCGGCTGCGTACGCGCGATTTCGTGCCCAGCTTGCAGGGGTTGGACCTGACCACGCGGGCGATTACGGAGTTTTTGGCGCGGATCTACTACTTTTTACGGGGTTGGTGGTCGATGGAATCCGTTTGA